GACCTGCACTCACAAACCCTGGAGAACGCACACAAAAAAGGCCCCGTTGCCGGGGCCTTTCCTGGTGCGGCAGGGGCCGCCTCAGTGCACGTCTTTCCAGTATTCGTGCTTCAGCAGCCAAGCCACGCAAGTGAACAGCAGCAGGTACAGCAGTACCCAGATGCCGTACTTCTCGCGGTCCAGCGCCGCTGGCTCGCCGACGTACTGCAGGAAGGCGGTAATGTCGCGCGCGTCCTGCTTGAACTCCGCCTCGCTGCGGCTGCCCGGCTTGACCAGGTCGAACTTCGGGCCGGCCGCGTGTCCGCCGTGCGCCTCCTCGCCTTCCTCCGCTGGACGCAGGGTCTGGATGCCCTGGCGATCCCACAGCACGTTCGGCATCGAGGCGTTCGGGAACACCGTGTTGTTCCAGCCGATCGGACGGGTCGGATCCGGGTAGAAGGACAGCAGGTAGGTGTAGACGTAGTTCACGCCGTCATGCCGCGCGCGGGTGATCAGCGACAGGTCGGGCGGTGCC
The Rhodanobacteraceae bacterium genome window above contains:
- a CDS encoding cytochrome c1; this encodes MIKRLLPWLFALVAGSAMAAGDGPVLQQSGANISDRASLQRGAQLYFNYCAGCHSLQYMRYSRMATDLGLTEEQVMKYLNFTGAKFGETIHSAMPAGVGDAGIGGEDWFGKAPPDLSLITRARHDGVNYVYTYLLSFYPDPTRPIGWNNTVFPNASMPNVLWDRQGIQTLRPAEEGEEAHGGHAAGPKFDLVKPGSRSEAEFKQDARDITAFLQYVGEPAALDREKYGIWVLLYLLLFTCVAWLLKHEYWKDVH